The Priestia megaterium NBRC 15308 = ATCC 14581 region TGAGCGCTTCTCTGTATCCGTTGAGACGTTCTTGGCTGACAAATGCGTCTTCATGTCCGTTAATCATCCCGATATGCTGATGACCAAGACTCGCTAAGTGTTCAACTGCTTTTTTAGCTCCCAAGGCATTATCAGTCGTGACATAGCCCACTGAATTAGAATGAACGGGAATATCAACTAAAACACAAGGGATATCGCTTTCTACTACTTCTTTTAAATAAGGATCTTCTTTCTTAATACCTTGAATAATTGCCCCGTCTACCCTTCGCTCTCGACAAAGCTGGGTATATGTTTTTTCTCGTTGCATCATCGTGTTTGTATTGAATAAAATCAAATCATACCCTAAAGTAGATGCTCGCTCATTTACACCGCACAGCACTTCAAATGTAAAATTATCTTTTACGCTTTCTCTACTGATGCCTGAAACCAATAGTCCAATAGTCTTTGACTTTTGCATAACCAGTCCTCGAGCTAACGTATTAGGGCTGTAGTTCAGCTCTTTTGCTACGGCTGCAATCTTTTGCCGTGTTTTTTCATTTACATCTGAATAACCATTTAAAGCCCGAGACACCGTTGTTACAGATACGCCAGCAACTCGCGCTATATCTTTAATCGTTGTCACCTAAAATTCCTCCAAAACGTTTCGGATAACTTTAAATAGATTATAACGCTTTCATTTATTGAATTCAATACTTTTTTTAATAATCAGTTTACTCTTATCTATCTCTAAAACTTTTGCGTATAAAAAAAGCAGCCCTAAGGCTGCTCTTTATTCACAAAGTGGAAATTCAAGTGAAAAACACGTTTCTTTTCCTTTTACGCTAGACACACTCACTTTGCCCTTCATATAATGAATAATGCTAAAAGATACCATCGTTCCAAGCCCGGTACCTTTTTCTTTTGTTGTAAAATACGGTTCGCCTAGCCGGTTGATTTGTTCTTGTGTCATGCCGCAGCCCGTATCAATAATATCCACGATAACAGCTCCGCCTTCTTTTCCTACTTTAATAGTTAACGTGCCTCCGTTTTGCATCGCTTCAATACTATTTTTAAATAAATTGATTAAACACTGCTGAAGCTTTCTTCTTTCTCCCATAACGAAGCACTTCACTTCTTCATCAAATGTAAAATCAATCGCGACTCCATTCATATTTGCAAGAGGAGTCATAATATGGGTGACGTGATGAATCTCTTCTGAAATATTCATTTTTTCATTTCGTTCTGGTGCAGAATTGGCAAACAGCAAGTAATCATCAATGATTTCTTTTGCGCGGTCTAGTTCGTTAATCGCAATTGAAATGTAGCGTTTTTTAGCAGGTTCTTTTTCATCTTCTTGCAGCATTTGCATAAATCCTCTGCTTGCCGTTAGAGGATTTCGCACCTCATGAGAGATGCTGGCAGCTAAATGACTGACAATTTCTAGTTTCTCTGCTTTCATCAGGCGTTGCAGCACTAGTAAATTTGCCCGTATCGCTTCCCACAGTATGGTAATTACAAACATGCCTGCTACATCTAAAATCGCGAATTGAACCCACACGCTAATAGGAATGCTCGTTACGTGCAAGACAAAAATAGATACAAGCATAGCTAATAAAGAACCGATTATACTAAGACAGGTGCTTACGATAATTCTATTTTTTAATGAGAAATTTAAGAAGTATTTTGTTATGAAAAATAAAGGAATGGATAAAATCGGAAGAGCGATTAATGTTGATAAAAACCCTACATCGTACCCGCCAATTAGCAAGCGCAGCAGTAAAATAAAGACAAAAAGCAAGCTTCCAAGCGGCCAGCCCCCATATAACGTTCCTAAAATATAAGGAATTCTTCGTAGATCCATTCGATAGTCATCCGGGACATAAGCTCCGTTAACGGGAAACAAAAGGCAAAAGGTAATGGCTAAAATCGGAAATACCGCGATATAACGATCTTTCCACCAATGAATTTTTTTAGCATACTTGATTAAATAAAACATCTGCACTAAAAACAGCGCCAATAAAATAAATAAAAAATTAATTAACAAATCTTTCGTGACAAAACTCATGCATTCACCGGTCTTTCAAATGAGATAAAAATAAACTCTTTTATTGCATTTACATTTGTAACACAAATTAGAGCGTAATCATAGATAAATAAACGTATTCTATTTACTTTTTTATAACTTCCTATGACTTTATCGTCCGTTCCCTAAAATAGTGAAGGCTAAGAAAACCTTTTCAACTCCACTAAAAATATTCAGAATTTTATTTACATATGAGCTACAATGCTCTATAATCAGATCAATGTACTTGGTTTTGAGAGTAGGAGGACGAAATATGGAACTATCAATTACCCTAATGGGATTATTCGTTGGAACCCTTGTAGGCTTAACGGGGGTTGGAGGTGCCGCTTTATTAACACCTTTACTGATTGTACTCGGCATCAACCCTTCCATTGCTGTAGGAACAGATCTTGTCTACAATTCTATCACAAAATTATTCGGAGTCGCTCAGCACTACAAACAGCGAACCATTAACTTTAAATTAGCAAAATATTTAGCCTTTGGAAGTATTCCGAGCGCTGTGCTGGCTATTGTCACACTTCATGCATTTCCATCTTTTCACGAGCATCAAGAAACGATTATTAAGCACGCTCTTGGATATGTCATGACGCTGGTTGCCATTTCAATTATCTTTCGCGTCTTTTTTGATAAATTAATTCGCCCAAATCGGTTTCAGGAAATGGACTTAAATCAGAAAAAAGGATTAACAATCGGAATTGGCGTAGTCTTTGGATTCATTGTCGGACTAACATCGATTGGTTCGGGCTCATTATTTGCGATTGCGATGCTGTACTTATTTAAGCTAAAAACATCTGAGCTGGTTGGAACGGATATTGCACATGCGTTTCTTCTCGTTACGGTGGCTGGTATTTTAAATGCAAGCTTTGGAAGCGTGGATTACATGTTGACTGCTAACCTATTAACTGGATCTATTCCAGGTGTGTTAATCGGAAGCCGTTTATCAACGAAAGTGCCTTCAAGACCGCTTCAAGCCATTATGGCAACCATCATTCTAATTAGCGGAATTAAATTAATTTAACAAATAAAAGCACATGCCTTTGCATGTGCTTTTTATTAGTTTTTTTAAAGATTTGTATTAAAAATAATAATGTTTTAAACCACTCACTTCCCTTCTTATACACTTCAACTAATATTTTTATTGAATTTTAGTCAAAGAGACCAATGACACCTCAAACAACCTTACGTTAAAATGTAAAAAAACATAACATCTGTTGTGATATCCAAAAAATTGTACGACGAAGGGAGAACACATGACACAAACAGCGGCAAAAAGTAAGCAAAAACCTTTTTATAAAGGTCTTTTCTTTCAAATTATGATGGCAATTGTACTTGGCATAGCCGTAGGATATCTATGGCCAAGCTTTGGAAATGCTGTGAAACCGATTGGAGACGGTTTTATTAAGCTTATCAAAATGCTGATTGCTCCTCTTATTTTTGGAGTAGTCGTTGTTGGAATTGCCAAAGTTGGAAACATTAAAACAGTTGGGCGTATCGGCGGAAAAACCATTCTTTACTTCGAAATTGTCACAACATTCGCTCTATTGATCGGTCTATTAGTAGCAAACGTAATGAACCCGGGCACCGGTATGAATGTTGATCCTTCAAGCTTAAACACAAGCGAAGTGGACGCCAAGACAAACGGCTCCGAACTTCCGAGTGAAGGTGATTTTTTTCTTAATATGATTCCAGATAGTGCAGTTGGTGCTTTTTCAAGTAACTCCATGCTTCAAGTGCTTTTAATTTCTTGTTTGTTTGGCATCGCGCTTGTCCATATAGGCGGAAAAACAGCAGAGACCCTTTTAAATGTATTGGAGAAAGTAAATGATGTATTGTTTAAAATTATGGGATACATTATGAAATTAACGGCTCTTGCCACGTTTAGTGCCATGGCATTTGCAGTTAGTCAGTACGGTCTTGGAACACTTGCTGCATTCGGAAAGCTATTTATCGCTATGACAATTGCTTGTCTAGCATTTGTTCTTGTTTTAGCTGTTATTTTACGAATCTATTTAAAATTAAGTTTGTGGAAAGTCATTCTATATATACGAGAAGAAATTATGCTGGCATTTGCTACGGGTTCCACTGAAGCCGTTATGCCGCAGCTCATGGATAAATTCGAACAAGCAGGATGCAACAAAGCAGTCGTTGGCCTTGTTGTACCTACAGGCTATTCATTTAATCTAGACGGTGCTTCCATCTACTTGTCTCTTGCCCTCGTCTTTTTAGCACAAGCAACAGGCGTGGATTTGAGCCTCACTGATCAGCTTTTAATGCTTGGTGTTCTTCTTCTTACGTCTAAAGGAATGGCTGGTATTCCAGGATCAGCTTTTGTTGCTCTCTCTGCTACCGCAGCAGCAACCGGCTCCATTCCGGTAGCAGCCGTTGCTCTGATGCTCGCTCCTGATCGCTTTATGGGGAATTACCGGACTACAGTTAATATTATTGGTTATGCGGTAGCTGCTTTTATTATCGCGCGATGGGAAAATTTACTAGATCTACAAAAAGCAAATGATGTGCTGGACGGAAAAATTGCGTATCAGCCCAAAAATGCTGCAATTTCTCTCCCAGAGAGTATTCCAGCCGCCAATGAAAAAGCATTTTAATAAAAAAATTTCCTGTCCGAGACAAGTCTATTTTGCTTGTTTTTCGGGCAGGAATTTAATTGTTACATGAAAGGCCTTTTGCTGAAACTTATTTTCTTCAAGTATTTTATATACCATTTGTTTAATCGTTTCTTGCGTTTTGGCATCTGATGAAACGGAAGGCTCCATATACACATCCAGTTCTACTCTGTCTTTTGAGTAAAGGGAAGAATTCACGCCCCTTGATTCATAGCCCGCTTCAGTTAAACCGCTGCTGATTTTATGCCAAATATCCAGTTTGTCCATTTGTTTAATAACAGGCTTTGCTTCTTCGTACACTTGTGCTTGCTGAGTCTTGGAAACTTCTTCTTTTTTAGTAAAAACTGCATACCCTGAACCTACTACTAAAAACGTCATAATAGCAAATGCTCGCATCCTTTTCATTCTCTCACCTCATTTAGAGATATAGATTATAAATATGCGAATAATTGCTGCAGTATGACGGCTTGTATCTCTACTTCTTTTCTACGATACTCAGCAGTCGTTTAGAACCAGCTTCTGCTTCTTCTATCATACTGTCAAAAAGCTCTTGCACCGTTGGAATACTATCAATCAGTCCAACGACTTGACCTGCCCATCCATAGCCTTCATCGATTTTATTTTCATAAATATACCGGCAGTTTGCCACTCCGCTAATGACGTCTTTTAACTCTTCGTACCTCTCTCCTTGCTGCTCACGCTCAATAATGTCAAGGGTATAGTGAGACTTCAATACGCGTCCAGGTGCCCCGAACGAACGTTTAATAACTACAGTATCGGTTTCTTTTGCTTCTACAATAGCTTGTTTATACGCATCATGGGCATCTACACATTCTTTTGTCGCGATAAAACGTGTTCCCATTTCTATCCCTTCAGCGCCTAATGATAACGCCGCCAATAATCCTTGTCCGTTTCCAATCCCTCCGCTTGCCA contains the following coding sequences:
- a CDS encoding LacI family DNA-binding transcriptional regulator encodes the protein MTTIKDIARVAGVSVTTVSRALNGYSDVNEKTRQKIAAVAKELNYSPNTLARGLVMQKSKTIGLLVSGISRESVKDNFTFEVLCGVNERASTLGYDLILFNTNTMMQREKTYTQLCRERRVDGAIIQGIKKEDPYLKEVVESDIPCVLVDIPVHSNSVGYVTTDNALGAKKAVEHLASLGHQHIGMINGHEDAFVSQERLNGYREALKECGLSFHSEWVVSGNFEEKKAEKAARELINRHKEVTAIFCASDLMALGALKACKELGLQVPKDISIVGYDNIVLASYSSPNLTTVGQEVYQIGYQAADLLIEMLEGKETNMKRYLDTKLIIRESTAKNHN
- a CDS encoding ATP-binding protein; its protein translation is MSFVTKDLLINFLFILLALFLVQMFYLIKYAKKIHWWKDRYIAVFPILAITFCLLFPVNGAYVPDDYRMDLRRIPYILGTLYGGWPLGSLLFVFILLLRLLIGGYDVGFLSTLIALPILSIPLFFITKYFLNFSLKNRIIVSTCLSIIGSLLAMLVSIFVLHVTSIPISVWVQFAILDVAGMFVITILWEAIRANLLVLQRLMKAEKLEIVSHLAASISHEVRNPLTASRGFMQMLQEDEKEPAKKRYISIAINELDRAKEIIDDYLLFANSAPERNEKMNISEEIHHVTHIMTPLANMNGVAIDFTFDEEVKCFVMGERRKLQQCLINLFKNSIEAMQNGGTLTIKVGKEGGAVIVDIIDTGCGMTQEQINRLGEPYFTTKEKGTGLGTMVSFSIIHYMKGKVSVSSVKGKETCFSLEFPLCE
- a CDS encoding sulfite exporter TauE/SafE family protein, with product MELSITLMGLFVGTLVGLTGVGGAALLTPLLIVLGINPSIAVGTDLVYNSITKLFGVAQHYKQRTINFKLAKYLAFGSIPSAVLAIVTLHAFPSFHEHQETIIKHALGYVMTLVAISIIFRVFFDKLIRPNRFQEMDLNQKKGLTIGIGVVFGFIVGLTSIGSGSLFAIAMLYLFKLKTSELVGTDIAHAFLLVTVAGILNASFGSVDYMLTANLLTGSIPGVLIGSRLSTKVPSRPLQAIMATIILISGIKLI
- a CDS encoding C4-dicarboxylate transporter DctA — its product is MTQTAAKSKQKPFYKGLFFQIMMAIVLGIAVGYLWPSFGNAVKPIGDGFIKLIKMLIAPLIFGVVVVGIAKVGNIKTVGRIGGKTILYFEIVTTFALLIGLLVANVMNPGTGMNVDPSSLNTSEVDAKTNGSELPSEGDFFLNMIPDSAVGAFSSNSMLQVLLISCLFGIALVHIGGKTAETLLNVLEKVNDVLFKIMGYIMKLTALATFSAMAFAVSQYGLGTLAAFGKLFIAMTIACLAFVLVLAVILRIYLKLSLWKVILYIREEIMLAFATGSTEAVMPQLMDKFEQAGCNKAVVGLVVPTGYSFNLDGASIYLSLALVFLAQATGVDLSLTDQLLMLGVLLLTSKGMAGIPGSAFVALSATAAATGSIPVAAVALMLAPDRFMGNYRTTVNIIGYAVAAFIIARWENLLDLQKANDVLDGKIAYQPKNAAISLPESIPAANEKAF